A part of Myxococcus landrumus genomic DNA contains:
- a CDS encoding carboxypeptidase regulatory-like domain-containing protein, translated as MKLRTLGLTMLGAAGLLTLSACKKEEAPAAPPSTPEAPSAAPAPAAEKVHAASPIQAPAGKGVVKGTVTFTGTPPPAEDLPASSDPACEGRSAKDESVLVKDGKLQNVLVRVRGAVAGVSAPSAPVVVDQSKCTYVPRVQGAMVGQSVAFKNSDGTLHNVRGLVGTKAAFNVAQPPMGAAVNKPVPADEVLKLKCDIHPWMTAYVVSNANPFYATTGADGAFTLQGMPAGTYTVEAWHETFGAKTAEVTVKDDAPAEVSFAFSAADASAKK; from the coding sequence ATGAAGCTGCGCACGCTCGGCCTGACGATGCTGGGAGCCGCGGGGCTCCTGACCCTGTCCGCCTGCAAGAAGGAGGAGGCTCCGGCCGCGCCTCCTTCCACCCCCGAGGCACCGAGTGCGGCTCCCGCGCCGGCGGCCGAGAAGGTCCACGCGGCCTCGCCGATTCAGGCGCCCGCGGGAAAGGGTGTGGTGAAGGGCACGGTGACGTTCACCGGGACGCCGCCGCCCGCGGAGGACCTGCCCGCGAGCAGCGACCCCGCCTGTGAAGGGCGGAGCGCGAAGGACGAGTCCGTGCTGGTGAAGGACGGCAAGCTCCAAAACGTGCTGGTGCGTGTGCGTGGGGCGGTCGCGGGAGTGTCTGCTCCGTCCGCGCCGGTGGTGGTGGACCAGTCGAAGTGCACCTACGTGCCGCGAGTGCAGGGCGCGATGGTGGGGCAGTCGGTCGCCTTCAAGAACAGCGACGGCACGCTGCACAACGTGCGGGGCCTCGTGGGAACGAAGGCGGCCTTCAACGTCGCGCAGCCGCCCATGGGCGCGGCCGTGAACAAGCCCGTCCCGGCTGACGAAGTGCTGAAGCTCAAGTGCGACATCCACCCGTGGATGACCGCGTACGTGGTGAGCAACGCCAATCCGTTCTACGCCACGACGGGCGCGGATGGTGCGTTCACCCTCCAGGGCATGCCCGCGGGGACGTACACGGTGGAGGCCTGGCACGAGACGTTCGGCGCGAAGACGGCCGAGGTCACCGTGAAGGACGATGCGCCGGCCGAGGTGTCCTTCGCGTTCAGCGCCGCGGACGCCTCCGCGAAGAAGTAG
- the cyoE gene encoding heme o synthase yields MSARAEAVSTTASDLLSLMKPRLSSLVLITTAGGMFLAPGPLSAGHALVTLLATAGTVGAANTLNCYWERHSDQFMERTRNRPLPSGRMEPAVALWFGISLALVSLPALALGANLLTAALGLLALLSYVFAYTPAKARTAAAMIVGAVPGALPPLMGWTAVTNQVDAGGFALFAILFLWQMPHFIAIALFRKEEYAAAGLKSVPLERGDDSARAQVVLYLVALVPMTMLPFQLHIAGSWYLAAAAVLGLSFLGLGAWGFFKRLGKPWARQAFFFSLIYLTGLFAALCLDRVPRG; encoded by the coding sequence TTGAGCGCGCGTGCCGAAGCCGTGTCGACGACCGCGTCCGACCTGCTCTCCTTGATGAAGCCCCGGCTCTCCAGCCTGGTGCTCATCACCACCGCGGGAGGCATGTTCCTGGCGCCCGGCCCGCTGTCCGCGGGCCACGCCCTGGTGACGTTGCTGGCCACGGCTGGAACGGTGGGCGCGGCCAACACGCTCAACTGCTACTGGGAGCGGCACAGCGACCAGTTCATGGAGCGCACGCGCAACCGGCCGCTGCCGTCCGGGCGGATGGAGCCCGCGGTGGCGCTGTGGTTCGGCATCTCGCTGGCGCTGGTGTCGCTCCCCGCGCTGGCCCTGGGGGCCAACCTCCTGACGGCGGCCCTGGGGTTGCTCGCGCTCCTGAGCTACGTGTTCGCGTACACGCCGGCCAAGGCCCGCACCGCCGCGGCCATGATTGTGGGCGCGGTGCCCGGCGCGCTGCCTCCGCTGATGGGTTGGACGGCGGTGACGAACCAGGTGGACGCGGGCGGCTTCGCGCTCTTCGCCATCCTGTTCCTGTGGCAGATGCCGCACTTCATCGCCATCGCGCTGTTCCGCAAGGAGGAGTACGCGGCCGCGGGGCTCAAGTCCGTGCCGCTGGAGCGCGGCGATGACTCCGCCCGCGCCCAGGTGGTCCTCTACCTGGTGGCGCTGGTTCCCATGACGATGTTGCCCTTCCAGCTCCACATCGCCGGCTCCTGGTACCTGGCCGCCGCGGCGGTGCTGGGGCTGAGCTTCCTGGGCTTGGGAGCGTGGGGGTTCTTCAAGCGCCTCGGGAAGCCCTGGGCGCGCCAGGCGTTCTTCTTTTCGCTCATCTACCTCACCGGATTGTTCGCGGCGCTGTGCCTGGACCGCGTTCCCCGCGGCTAG
- a CDS encoding ABC transporter ATP-binding protein, whose product MLDSSLSTSPAPLLHLEGLTRRFKGRVAVDGLTLSVRPGEILGLLGPNGAGKSTTFQILAGLLAPDAGQVRFEGRELSLSDPALRRQMGIIFQRGSLDDLLTARENLMLGARLYGLTGERARERVEAMLGLIGLLDRGDERVGTWSGGMRRRLELARALVHQPRVVLMDEPTQGLDEAAFRTFWAHLKRLRDAEGITVLLTTHRADEAEVCDRLAVLDAGRLVACDTPAALASRMGGDILTVEASEPEVLAREVREKLGVDAKVVEGKVQVEARQGHALVPRLVEAFPAGRLSSVSLRRPTLADVFLQLTGRALGADVPAAEPAPRRRR is encoded by the coding sequence ATGCTCGATAGTTCGCTCTCCACCTCTCCAGCCCCGTTGCTCCACCTCGAGGGGCTGACCCGACGTTTCAAGGGCCGTGTCGCGGTGGACGGGCTGACGTTGTCGGTGCGCCCCGGCGAAATCCTGGGCCTGCTGGGACCCAACGGCGCGGGCAAGTCCACCACCTTCCAGATTCTGGCGGGCCTCCTGGCGCCCGACGCGGGCCAGGTCCGCTTCGAGGGGCGCGAGCTGTCGCTCAGCGACCCGGCGCTGCGCCGGCAGATGGGCATCATCTTCCAGCGCGGCAGCCTGGATGACCTGCTCACCGCGCGCGAGAACCTGATGCTCGGGGCCCGGCTGTACGGGCTGACGGGGGAGCGGGCGCGCGAGCGGGTCGAGGCGATGCTGGGCCTCATCGGCCTGTTGGACCGGGGCGACGAGCGGGTCGGGACGTGGTCCGGTGGCATGCGCCGCAGGTTGGAGCTGGCGCGGGCGCTGGTGCACCAGCCGCGCGTGGTGCTGATGGACGAGCCCACACAGGGCCTGGACGAAGCGGCCTTCCGCACCTTCTGGGCGCACCTGAAGCGGCTGCGCGACGCGGAGGGCATCACCGTGCTCCTCACCACCCACCGCGCCGACGAGGCCGAGGTGTGTGACCGGCTGGCGGTGCTGGACGCGGGGCGGCTGGTGGCGTGTGACACACCGGCGGCGCTGGCGTCGCGCATGGGGGGGGACATCCTCACCGTGGAAGCGTCCGAGCCCGAGGTGCTGGCGCGCGAGGTGCGCGAGAAGCTGGGCGTGGACGCGAAGGTGGTGGAGGGGAAGGTGCAGGTGGAGGCCCGGCAGGGCCACGCGCTGGTGCCTCGGCTGGTGGAGGCCTTTCCGGCCGGCCGGCTGTCGTCCGTGTCGCTGCGCCGGCCCACGCTGGCGGATGTGTTCCTCCAGCTCACGGGGCGCGCGCTGGGCGCCGATGTACCGGCCGCGGAGCCCGCGCCGAGGAGACGCCGATGA
- a CDS encoding Hsp70 family protein produces the protein MARYSIGIDLGTTHSAVSYFNLEDGKSRGRAQSMLPIPQLTAPGTVEARPLLPSFLYLPAAQEFPKGSLALPWNPEASAIIGELARSHGAKVPTRLVSSPKSWLSHPGVDRRSAMLPWQAPEDVQRVSPLDASARFLRHLKEAWDTTFAKDHEDAGNALAAQDVIVTVPASFDAAARELTLEAAKAAGIEHLTLLEEPQAALYAWLEAMGESFRQQVKPGEVILVVDVGGGTTDFSVITVRDSDGEVELLRVAVGDHILLGGDNMDLALAHTLNQRLTAEGKKLDPWQFNALTHGCRQAKETLYADTSLDKVSISVPSRGSSLIGGTLRTELTREELERVLTDGFFPVTPLAELPRTARRTGLAQMALPYAQDPGVSRHLAAFLTRQAQALASSHDAPVAIGDKSFLHPTAVLFNGGVFKAGPLKARVMEVLNLWLEADGGEPAKELEGADLDLSVARGAAYYGWVKQGHGLRIRGGTARAYYVGVESAMPAVPGFEPPVKALCVAPFGMEEGTQADVPPQEFGLVTGEPTSFRFFSSSMRRDDTVGVMVDDVADELAKGEMEELAPIETTMSGQPSAFGDLTPVNLQAAVTEVGTLELRCLEKGGPGRWKLELNVRLKE, from the coding sequence ATGGCCCGCTATTCCATCGGCATCGACCTTGGCACCACTCACTCCGCGGTGTCGTACTTCAACCTGGAGGACGGAAAGTCCCGGGGCCGCGCGCAGTCGATGCTGCCCATCCCCCAGCTCACCGCGCCCGGCACGGTGGAGGCGAGGCCGCTTTTGCCCTCCTTCCTCTACCTGCCCGCCGCGCAGGAGTTCCCCAAGGGCAGCCTCGCGCTGCCGTGGAACCCGGAGGCCTCCGCCATCATTGGAGAGCTGGCGCGCTCGCACGGGGCCAAGGTGCCCACGCGGCTGGTGTCCTCGCCCAAGAGCTGGCTGTCCCATCCCGGCGTGGACCGCCGCTCGGCGATGTTGCCGTGGCAGGCCCCGGAGGACGTGCAGCGCGTGTCCCCGCTGGATGCGTCCGCGCGCTTCCTGCGCCACCTCAAGGAGGCGTGGGACACCACCTTCGCCAAGGACCACGAGGACGCCGGCAACGCGCTGGCCGCGCAGGACGTCATCGTCACCGTGCCCGCATCGTTCGACGCGGCGGCCCGGGAGCTGACGCTGGAGGCCGCGAAGGCGGCGGGCATCGAGCACCTCACCTTGTTGGAGGAGCCGCAGGCCGCGCTGTACGCGTGGCTGGAGGCGATGGGTGAGTCCTTCCGCCAGCAGGTGAAGCCCGGCGAGGTCATCCTCGTGGTGGACGTGGGCGGCGGCACCACGGACTTCTCCGTCATCACCGTGCGGGACAGCGACGGCGAGGTGGAGTTGCTGCGCGTGGCCGTGGGCGACCACATCCTGCTGGGCGGCGACAACATGGACCTGGCGCTGGCGCACACGCTCAACCAGCGCCTGACAGCCGAGGGCAAGAAGCTGGACCCGTGGCAGTTCAACGCCCTCACCCATGGCTGCCGGCAGGCCAAGGAGACGCTGTACGCGGACACGTCGCTGGACAAGGTGTCCATCTCCGTCCCCAGCCGAGGCTCGTCGCTCATCGGCGGCACGCTGCGCACGGAGCTGACACGCGAGGAGCTGGAGCGCGTGCTCACCGACGGCTTCTTCCCGGTGACGCCGCTGGCGGAGCTGCCCCGCACGGCGCGGCGCACGGGCCTGGCGCAGATGGCGCTGCCCTACGCGCAGGACCCAGGCGTGTCCCGGCACCTGGCGGCCTTCCTCACGCGGCAGGCCCAGGCGCTGGCGAGCAGTCACGACGCGCCGGTGGCCATCGGCGACAAGTCGTTCCTCCACCCGACGGCGGTGCTCTTCAACGGCGGCGTCTTCAAGGCGGGCCCGCTCAAGGCGCGCGTCATGGAGGTGCTCAACCTGTGGCTGGAGGCGGACGGAGGCGAGCCCGCCAAGGAGCTGGAGGGCGCGGACCTGGACCTCTCCGTCGCGCGCGGCGCCGCGTACTACGGCTGGGTGAAGCAGGGACATGGCCTGCGCATCCGAGGCGGTACGGCGCGCGCGTACTACGTGGGCGTGGAGTCGGCGATGCCCGCGGTGCCCGGCTTCGAGCCTCCCGTGAAGGCGCTGTGCGTGGCGCCGTTCGGCATGGAGGAAGGCACCCAGGCGGATGTGCCGCCGCAGGAGTTCGGCCTCGTCACCGGCGAGCCCACCAGCTTCCGCTTCTTCTCCTCCTCCATGCGGCGCGACGACACCGTCGGCGTCATGGTGGATGACGTGGCGGACGAGCTGGCCAAGGGCGAGATGGAGGAACTGGCGCCCATCGAGACCACGATGTCGGGACAGCCCTCGGCCTTCGGCGACCTGACGCCCGTCAACCTGCAGGCCGCGGTGACGGAGGTGGGCACCCTCGAGCTGCGCTGCCTGGAGAAAGGTGGCCCCGGGCGCTGGAAGCTGGAGCTCAACGTCCGCTTGAAGGAGTAG
- a CDS encoding sensor histidine kinase produces MRRRDDKRRGWRSQRDECESCGPQCKDTPEDSAGCSLEEGEDAHKVEWHWVSDSGDKAYSYKERRGPGGGGDKERDVEWHWVDDSKGEAYSYKEQRREADRVRRQAWEAAHAHMREHWNHHRRMSWRQHWRMSQLGHFVRARLHRRLFLWFGLSIFLTCVVVATVFNLVGGTTWKQEMERMRNFAGHRFEEVWDEPARRDALAQSIAKDLDVDVEIKDASGQVLVLAGGLCKHTEISIPVMRGDTTLGQARLCYGSKRGKEPLKFMLPMLAACLVLWMAAGKMARRLAKPVDVLVQATEALGAGRLNARAEVHPHATGEFAVLGVAFNDMARRIEKQVADQRELLAAVSHELRTPLARLRVLTELLRDGGGNPKTLDQVDREVVELDALVGELLASSRLDFGQITPRVLDGRTLAIQALERAGLAPEMLDMDTPDAGLVGDATLLGRALANLLDNARRHGGGALALRIQRREEHLAFCVEDRGPGFQEGEAARIFQPFYRKDQSAEAREAGSLGLGLALVERIAQAHDGTTFAENREGGGARVGFTVRKAGPVRDEKPAVA; encoded by the coding sequence ATGCGCCGCCGCGACGACAAGCGCCGCGGATGGAGGTCCCAGCGAGACGAGTGCGAGTCTTGCGGTCCTCAGTGCAAGGACACGCCGGAGGACTCCGCGGGGTGTTCGCTCGAGGAGGGAGAGGACGCGCACAAGGTCGAGTGGCACTGGGTCAGCGACTCGGGAGACAAGGCGTACTCCTACAAGGAGCGGCGGGGGCCGGGCGGCGGAGGCGACAAGGAGCGCGACGTCGAGTGGCACTGGGTCGATGACTCGAAGGGCGAGGCGTACTCCTACAAGGAGCAGCGGCGGGAAGCCGACCGGGTGCGGCGCCAGGCGTGGGAAGCCGCCCACGCCCACATGCGCGAGCACTGGAATCACCACCGGCGCATGAGCTGGCGGCAACACTGGCGCATGAGCCAGTTGGGGCACTTCGTGCGTGCCCGGCTCCACCGGCGGCTCTTCCTGTGGTTCGGCCTGAGCATCTTCTTGACCTGTGTGGTTGTCGCCACGGTGTTCAACCTCGTGGGTGGAACGACGTGGAAGCAGGAGATGGAGCGAATGCGGAACTTCGCGGGCCATCGCTTCGAGGAGGTCTGGGACGAGCCCGCGAGGCGGGATGCGCTGGCGCAGTCCATCGCCAAGGACCTGGACGTCGACGTCGAAATCAAGGACGCGAGCGGACAGGTGCTCGTGCTGGCCGGAGGACTCTGCAAGCACACGGAGATTTCCATTCCGGTGATGCGGGGAGACACGACGCTGGGACAGGCGCGCCTCTGCTACGGGAGCAAGCGTGGCAAGGAGCCGCTGAAGTTCATGCTGCCGATGCTCGCGGCCTGCCTCGTCCTCTGGATGGCGGCCGGGAAGATGGCCCGCAGGCTGGCCAAGCCCGTGGACGTGCTGGTGCAGGCCACCGAGGCCCTGGGCGCGGGACGGCTGAACGCTCGCGCCGAGGTGCATCCGCACGCGACGGGCGAGTTCGCGGTGCTGGGGGTGGCGTTCAACGACATGGCCCGGCGCATCGAGAAGCAGGTGGCGGACCAGCGCGAGCTGCTCGCGGCGGTGTCCCATGAGCTGCGCACGCCGCTGGCGCGGTTGCGCGTGCTGACGGAGCTCCTGCGCGACGGCGGAGGCAATCCCAAGACGCTGGACCAGGTGGACCGGGAGGTGGTGGAGCTGGATGCCCTCGTGGGCGAGCTGCTCGCGAGCTCCCGGTTGGACTTCGGTCAAATCACGCCGCGGGTGCTGGATGGGCGGACGCTCGCGATTCAAGCCCTGGAGCGGGCGGGACTGGCGCCCGAGATGCTGGACATGGACACGCCGGATGCCGGGCTGGTGGGCGACGCCACGCTGCTGGGCCGGGCGCTGGCCAACCTGCTGGACAATGCGCGAAGGCACGGCGGCGGTGCGCTGGCGCTGCGCATCCAACGGCGGGAGGAGCACCTCGCCTTCTGCGTGGAGGACCGAGGCCCCGGCTTCCAGGAGGGAGAGGCGGCGCGAATCTTCCAGCCGTTCTATCGCAAGGACCAGAGCGCGGAGGCGCGCGAGGCGGGCTCACTGGGCCTGGGGCTCGCGCTCGTCGAACGCATCGCACAGGCCCACGATGGAACGACCTTCGCGGAGAACCGCGAGGGCGGTGGCGCACGCGTGGGCTTCACGGTGCGCAAGGCGGGCCCCGTCCGCGACGAGAAGCCCGCGGTGGCGTAG
- a CDS encoding tetratricopeptide repeat protein, which yields MSTSPSKTLSPAELAKLEHAFASDPSSAAYKPLAEAYLSMGRFMEAMVVCKKGVKAHPTAADPRLLLARVYAEQGKDKKALEEALGALQVQPEDKAALRLAGALQLKTGETEPGKANLLKAFIADPGDPDTVTLLQQHKIEPPRPAAPTPVAPVAPAPSAVQQSAASLSQGAVSAASPEPAPAPKPAPRPAPSEPSRAEPAQQRAAPPQPRRPQPVVDEVDDDDDDDQPRRRGTHAQGGKGKLMTVALLVAIPLFIGGYGWYTSHTRKISRELKKHLEASAELLKRDSFDSYKKACEEADKAIEVNSDSAQAHGYLAYAYAIRWGEHGGGDDARRRAEEHLAAGKKSGDVSSHLIAAEALAQTYGGKGKDALGGLEETVKGLDAQGRSSSLLYLTLGLIQMNAGDLDRARDTLERAQVLAPDDPRVYSGLGAVYRRLGQDNAAWKNYDLALRYEKDHPESLLGRSLLMLEQDEPNYGLVHTMLKKLLESEPPPSPRQLAAAHLARSLLVSRVSAAMVNLKPDVQQKLSEATAVPLDKDKARAEMQKSEETGFTLDKQNPELHLIKGRRLLAEGNFDQAAEEIRKAIRVDSSRAQFHVELAKALMGKQGGEKEAAGALETALKTMGDSPKLVVMLGNAYRRQGKLDEALTQYQRAVKDPKAKNPEARLAMGAIYRERSDWAKAQEQLEKASQEFVGQPERSAMALTELARVYQGKGDAAKADETYQRALNADEGFGAAYYYYATLLAKDAKQGPKAKMLAQEYLKREPSGEHASAARSLSGG from the coding sequence ATGTCTACCTCCCCTTCAAAGACGTTGAGCCCGGCCGAGCTCGCGAAGCTCGAACACGCGTTCGCCTCCGATCCGTCGTCGGCCGCCTACAAGCCTCTGGCTGAAGCGTACCTGAGCATGGGGCGCTTCATGGAGGCGATGGTCGTCTGCAAGAAGGGAGTGAAGGCGCATCCCACCGCCGCCGACCCACGCCTCCTCCTTGCCCGCGTCTACGCCGAGCAAGGCAAGGACAAGAAAGCCCTGGAAGAAGCGCTTGGCGCGCTTCAGGTCCAGCCCGAGGACAAGGCCGCGCTGCGGCTGGCTGGAGCGCTCCAGCTGAAGACGGGCGAGACCGAGCCGGGCAAGGCGAACCTCCTCAAGGCCTTCATCGCGGACCCGGGAGACCCGGACACCGTCACGCTGCTCCAGCAGCACAAGATTGAGCCGCCGCGTCCGGCCGCGCCCACGCCCGTGGCTCCCGTCGCGCCCGCGCCCTCCGCCGTCCAGCAGTCGGCGGCGTCCCTCAGCCAGGGGGCGGTGTCCGCCGCGAGCCCGGAGCCTGCTCCCGCGCCGAAGCCCGCGCCGCGTCCGGCTCCCTCCGAGCCCTCGCGCGCCGAGCCCGCCCAGCAGCGCGCCGCGCCGCCTCAGCCCCGCCGGCCGCAGCCGGTGGTGGATGAAGTGGACGACGATGATGATGACGACCAGCCCCGCCGTCGCGGTACCCATGCCCAGGGTGGCAAGGGCAAGCTGATGACGGTGGCCCTGCTGGTGGCCATCCCGTTGTTCATCGGCGGCTACGGTTGGTACACGTCGCACACCCGGAAGATCTCCCGCGAGCTGAAGAAGCACCTGGAGGCCTCCGCGGAGCTGCTCAAGCGCGACTCGTTCGACAGCTACAAGAAGGCGTGTGAAGAGGCGGACAAGGCCATCGAGGTGAACTCCGACTCCGCCCAGGCCCATGGCTACCTCGCGTACGCCTACGCCATTCGCTGGGGTGAGCACGGCGGGGGTGACGACGCCCGCCGCCGCGCCGAGGAGCACCTGGCCGCTGGCAAGAAGTCGGGCGACGTCAGCTCGCACCTCATCGCCGCCGAGGCGCTGGCGCAGACCTACGGTGGAAAGGGCAAGGACGCGTTGGGCGGGCTCGAGGAGACGGTGAAGGGCCTGGATGCCCAGGGCCGCTCCAGCTCCCTGCTGTACCTGACGCTCGGCCTCATCCAGATGAACGCGGGTGACCTGGACCGCGCCCGGGACACGCTCGAGCGCGCGCAGGTGCTGGCGCCGGACGACCCGCGCGTCTACTCCGGCCTGGGCGCGGTGTACCGCCGCCTGGGACAGGACAACGCTGCGTGGAAGAACTACGACCTGGCGCTGCGCTACGAGAAGGACCATCCCGAGTCCCTGCTGGGCCGCTCCCTCCTGATGCTGGAGCAGGACGAGCCCAACTACGGACTGGTCCACACCATGCTCAAGAAGCTGCTGGAGTCGGAGCCACCTCCGTCGCCCCGGCAACTGGCCGCCGCGCACCTGGCGCGCTCGCTGCTCGTCAGCCGCGTGTCCGCCGCGATGGTGAACCTGAAGCCGGACGTGCAGCAGAAGCTCTCCGAGGCCACCGCTGTCCCGCTGGACAAGGACAAGGCGCGCGCGGAGATGCAGAAGAGCGAGGAGACCGGCTTCACGCTCGACAAGCAGAACCCGGAGCTGCACCTCATCAAGGGGCGCCGCCTCCTGGCCGAGGGCAACTTCGACCAGGCCGCCGAGGAGATTCGCAAGGCCATCCGCGTGGACAGCTCGCGTGCGCAGTTCCACGTCGAGCTGGCCAAGGCCCTCATGGGCAAGCAGGGTGGCGAGAAGGAAGCCGCGGGGGCGCTCGAGACGGCGCTCAAGACGATGGGCGACAGCCCCAAGCTGGTGGTGATGCTGGGCAACGCCTACCGCCGCCAGGGCAAGCTGGATGAGGCGCTCACGCAGTACCAGCGCGCGGTGAAGGACCCCAAGGCGAAGAACCCGGAGGCGCGGCTGGCCATGGGCGCCATCTACCGGGAGCGCTCTGACTGGGCCAAGGCGCAGGAGCAGCTGGAGAAGGCGAGCCAGGAGTTCGTGGGGCAGCCGGAGCGTTCGGCCATGGCACTCACGGAGCTGGCGCGCGTCTACCAGGGCAAGGGCGACGCCGCGAAGGCGGACGAGACCTACCAGCGCGCCCTGAACGCCGACGAGGGCTTCGGCGCCGCGTACTACTACTACGCCACGCTGCTGGCGAAGGACGCCAAGCAGGGGCCCAAGGCGAAGATGCTGGCGCAGGAGTACCTGAAGCGCGAGCCGAGCGGCGAACACGCCAGCGCGGCCCGTTCGCTCTCGGGGGGCTGA
- a CDS encoding ABC transporter permease: MNAEVSTARPPVAATSPAPAAPGTLALQWATVRVLMARDVVRFFRQPSRVVGALAQPILFWFVIGSGFAGSFRVEGAQGLGYQQFFFPGVVTMVLLFSAIFATITVIEDRREGFLQAVLAGPGSRLAVVLGKALGSSAIALMQASLFLLLAPLAGVSASTVNLPLLVCVMVLSALALTGMGMSLAWWVRSSAGYHAVMSIVLLPMWVLSGAMFPLKGAGTWLSWVMTVNPMRFSVEGVRRALYGAEASLSVGTSMSGAGLEVPVLLAFATVFLGLAAVSVSRRE; encoded by the coding sequence ATGAACGCCGAGGTTTCCACCGCGCGGCCCCCCGTGGCGGCCACTTCTCCCGCTCCCGCGGCGCCAGGAACACTCGCGTTGCAGTGGGCCACGGTGCGCGTGTTGATGGCGCGGGATGTGGTGCGCTTCTTCCGTCAGCCCAGCCGCGTCGTCGGCGCGCTCGCGCAGCCCATCCTGTTCTGGTTCGTCATCGGCTCGGGCTTCGCGGGCTCGTTCCGCGTGGAGGGCGCGCAGGGGCTGGGCTACCAGCAGTTCTTCTTCCCGGGCGTCGTCACGATGGTGCTGCTCTTCAGCGCCATCTTCGCCACGATTACCGTCATCGAGGACCGTCGCGAGGGCTTCCTCCAGGCGGTGCTGGCGGGGCCGGGGTCCCGGCTGGCGGTGGTGCTGGGCAAGGCGCTGGGCTCGTCCGCCATCGCGCTGATGCAGGCGTCGCTGTTCCTGCTGCTCGCGCCCCTGGCGGGTGTGAGTGCGTCCACCGTGAACCTGCCGTTGCTCGTGTGCGTGATGGTGCTGTCGGCGCTCGCGCTGACGGGCATGGGCATGTCGCTGGCGTGGTGGGTGCGCTCGAGCGCGGGCTACCACGCGGTGATGAGCATCGTGTTGTTGCCCATGTGGGTGCTGTCGGGCGCGATGTTCCCGCTCAAGGGCGCGGGCACGTGGCTGTCGTGGGTGATGACGGTCAATCCGATGCGCTTCTCCGTGGAAGGTGTGCGGCGCGCGCTGTACGGGGCCGAGGCGTCGCTGTCGGTGGGCACGTCCATGTCCGGAGCGGGGCTGGAGGTGCCGGTGTTGCTGGCCTTCGCGACCGTGTTCCTGGGCCTGGCCGCGGTGAGCGTCAGCCGCCGCGAGTAG
- a CDS encoding response regulator transcription factor gives MSTRVLLIDDDSRLYELLAQYLGQNGVSVAHAPDGGRGLAALEASAYDAVLLDVMMPGMDGLEVCKRIRAKSRIPVVMLTAKGDETDRVVGLELGADDYLPKPFSPRELLARLRAVLRRSQPSAVADRLEAGGLSIDVAGREVRSEGRLVDLTGLEFDLLVALVRRAGRVIPRDALLGEAGRSDTVVGERTVDVHISHLRQKLGDVGTRLIKTVRGVGYVFAKEGA, from the coding sequence ATGTCCACGCGTGTCCTGCTCATCGACGACGATAGCCGCCTGTACGAATTGCTCGCCCAGTACCTGGGGCAGAACGGCGTCAGCGTCGCCCACGCACCCGATGGGGGGCGCGGACTGGCGGCGTTGGAGGCGAGCGCGTACGACGCGGTGCTGTTGGACGTGATGATGCCGGGCATGGATGGGCTCGAGGTCTGCAAGCGCATCCGCGCCAAGAGCCGCATCCCCGTGGTCATGCTCACGGCCAAGGGGGATGAGACGGACCGCGTGGTGGGGCTGGAGCTGGGCGCGGACGACTACCTGCCCAAGCCCTTCAGCCCCCGGGAGCTGCTGGCGAGGCTGCGCGCGGTGTTGCGCCGCTCGCAGCCCTCGGCGGTGGCGGACCGGCTGGAAGCGGGCGGGCTGTCCATCGACGTGGCGGGCCGCGAGGTGCGCAGCGAGGGACGGTTGGTGGACCTCACGGGCCTGGAGTTCGACCTGCTGGTGGCCCTGGTGCGCAGGGCCGGGCGGGTCATCCCTCGCGACGCGCTGCTGGGGGAGGCGGGGCGCAGCGACACGGTGGTGGGTGAGCGCACGGTGGATGTCCACATCTCGCATCTGCGGCAGAAGCTGGGCGACGTGGGCACCCGCCTCATCAAGACGGTGCGCGGCGTGGGCTACGTCTTCGCCAAAGAGGGGGCGTGA
- a CDS encoding DUF2760 domain-containing protein has translation MTDPSASLSFFARVWLAWLCFWRCLVSGDFARAVLPASQAYDAGKLAQLPSGQPSPTTPVVVKPPEPAPAPPPEREHASALALLSMLQREGRLVDFLQENVAAFSDAEVGAACRIVHEGCRKVVGQYLTLQPVLPQSEGDRVTVPAGFDAQRIRLSGNVTGQPPHTGTLRHHGWVVSEVKFPTVSPAMDPRVLAPADVELA, from the coding sequence ATGACTGACCCGTCCGCCTCCCTGTCGTTCTTCGCGCGCGTCTGGCTCGCCTGGCTCTGCTTCTGGCGATGCCTCGTCTCCGGCGACTTCGCCCGCGCGGTGCTCCCGGCCAGCCAGGCGTACGACGCCGGGAAGCTCGCCCAGCTTCCCTCGGGCCAGCCCTCCCCCACCACCCCCGTCGTGGTGAAGCCCCCCGAGCCCGCCCCTGCCCCGCCGCCCGAGCGCGAGCACGCCAGCGCCCTGGCGCTCCTCTCCATGCTCCAGCGCGAGGGGCGGCTGGTGGACTTCCTCCAGGAGAACGTGGCCGCCTTCTCGGACGCCGAGGTGGGCGCCGCCTGCCGCATCGTCCATGAGGGGTGCCGCAAGGTGGTGGGTCAGTACCTCACCCTCCAGCCGGTGCTGCCCCAGTCGGAGGGGGACCGGGTCACCGTGCCCGCGGGCTTCGATGCGCAGCGCATCCGCCTGAGCGGCAACGTCACGGGCCAGCCGCCCCACACCGGGACGCTGCGCCACCATGGGTGGGTGGTGTCCGAGGTGAAGTTCCCCACCGTGAGCCCCGCCATGGACCCTCGAGTGCTCGCTCCGGCGGACGTCGAGCTCGCCTGA